One Gossypium hirsutum isolate 1008001.06 chromosome A11, Gossypium_hirsutum_v2.1, whole genome shotgun sequence genomic window carries:
- the LOC107899915 gene encoding cyclin-D4-2 has translation MTENLDCSTSNLLCSENTSSCFDGDLDFNALNEFGASRACHQLFKNQIFNPNDPFLINNRSTSLMGCPGFALQSDDVIKAMVEKEMEHLPRDDYLKRLRSGDLELSARREAIEWIWKASAYFNFGPVSLCLSINYLDRFLSMYDLPRGKTWTVQLLAVACLSIAAKMEETKVPSSVNLQVGEPKFVFEAKTIQRMELLVLSTLKWGMQVLTPCSFIDYFLNKLRNDHQYPLSTSITRSLQIILNTTRGINLLEFRPSEIAAAVAISVSGQMQRCAIDKAISSFIFVQKERVLKCVEVMKDLTFINGSAATTSATSSVPQSPIGVLDGAACLSYKSDEIKHGLFANCSHPTPDLKRRKLDKSSQPDHI, from the exons ATGACTGAAAATCTTGACTGTTCAACCTCAAATCTTCTCTGTTCTGAGAACACAAGCTCTTGCTTTGATGGTGATCTTGATTTTAATGCCTTGAACGAGTTTGGGGCTTCCCGTGCTTGTCATCAACTCTTTAAAAACCAAATCTTTAATCCAAATGACCCTTTCCTTATAAACAACAGATCAACTTCTTTGATGGGTTGTCCTGGTTTTGCATTACAAAGTGATGATGTAATTAAGGCAATGGTTGAAAAAGAGATGGAGCATTTGCCTAGAGATGATTATCTTAAGAGACTGAGAAGTGGGGATTTGGAGTTGAGCGCCAGGAGAGAGGCTATTGAATGGATTTGGAAG GCTTCAGCTTATTTCAATTTTGGACCTGTGAGTCTTTGCCTATCCATTAACTACTTGGATCGGTTCCTATCAATGTATGATTTACCT AGAGGTAAAACATGGACTGTCCAACTGTTGGCCGTTGCATGTTTATCTATTGCAGCTAAAATGGAGGAAACAAAGGTGCCTTCATCAGTAAACTTACAG GTGGGGGAACCAAAGTTTGTGTTTGAAGCCAAAACAATACAAAGAATGGAACTATTGGTTTTAAGTACATTGAAGTGGGGAATGCAAGTTTTAACACCTTGTTCCTTCATTGATTACTTCTTGAATAAACTTCGTAATGATCATCAATATCCATTATCAACTTCAATCACTAGATCATTGCAGATAATATTGAACACCACCAGAG GTATTAATTTGTTGGAGTTCAGACCTTCTGAAATAGCAGCAGCAGTGGCCATTTCTGTTTCAGGACAAATGCAAAGATGTGCCATTGATAAAGCTATTTCATCATTCATCTTTGtacaaaag gaAAGAGTGTTGAAGTGTGTTGAAGTGATGAAAGATTTGACATTCATTAATGGCTCAGCTGCTACTACTTCAGCTACATCATCGGTGCCCCAAAGCCCCATTGGGGTATTAGATGGTGCAGCATGTTTGAGCTATAAAAGTGATGAAATAAAACATGGGTTATTCGCAAATTGTTCTCATCCTACACCAGATCTTAAGAGGAGGAAACTCGACAAATCATCTCAACCGGATCACATCTGA